In the genome of Streptomyces sp. P3, the window TGAAGCTCGCCGACGGCCGGATCGCCGTCCGTCAGTCCACCGACCCGGACGGTCCGGCGTTGATCTACACCACCGACGAGATGACGGCCTTCATCGAGGGAGCGAAGGCGGGAGAGGCGGACTTCCTGTTGTCCTGACGTGAGCGGTGACGTTTCTGCGATGCCGCGGCCGTCTACCGATTGCCTTTTTCCCGCTCGACTTCCTGATTTTGGCACTGGATTGATCTTCATTTGACCGCGTCAGGCGCTTTACGGAGTGCCTCATGACCGACCAGAAAGGACCCGGCCCCCACCGTCGAGACCGACACCGGCAAGCCCCGTCCCGCACGGAGATGCGACGGATAGCTCGGCGGCCATCTCGGCGGATACCTCGGCGGCAAGGACCACTGCCCCGTCGAGGACCACTGCCCCGTCGGCGGACGGCCGTGACTCATCCGTCGGCGGGGCGCCGCCGGGGGCCCGGCGGGAGCCCCTGGCACAGCGCCTCCAGGGCCGCCCCGTAGGCGTGGTCCGGCGGCGTCGCGTATCCGACGACGAGTCCGTCCTGCGCCGCCGTGTCCGTGGCCGGATGACGGAAGGCTGCCAGGCCGTCCAGCGCGACGCCCTGCCGCGCGGCAGCCTCCAGCGCCGACCGCTCCGTGCCCGGCGGCAGCCGCAGCACCGCGTGGAGACCGGCCGCCACCCCGGTCACCTCGACGTGCGGCGCCTGCGTGGCGAGCGCCTCGACCAGCCGGTCCCGGCGACCGCGGTACCGCTGCCGCATACGCCGCACGTGACGGTCGTACGACCCTGACGTGATGAAGTCGGCCAGACTGAGCTGGTCCAGAACGCTCGCCCACGCCTCCCGCTCGCCCTTGGCCGCGAGGACCCCGTCCACGTACCGTCCGGGCAGCGCCATCCACCCGAGGCGCAACGCGGGCGACAGGCTCTTGCTGACCGAGCCGAGGTAGATCACCCGCTCGGGATCGAGTCCCTGGACCGCACCGACCGGCTTGCGGTCGTAGCGGAACTCCCCGTCGTAGTCGTCCTCCAGGACGACGCCGCCACGCGCGCGTGCCCAGTCGATCACTGCCGTCCTGCGGTTCGCGTGCAGCGGGCCGCCGGTCGGGAACTGGTGCGCCGGCGTGAGCAGCACCGCTCGCTCGCGCCCCAGTTGTTCGACGCACGCCCCGTCCTCGTCCAGGGGCAGCGGCGTCGTCCGCACGCCCGCCGTCGCCAGCAGCTCCCGGTGGAAGCCCAGCCCGTAGGCCTCCACGGCCAGCGGACCGCGCAGCACCCCGCTGCCCGGGGAGAACAGCAGGCGCAGCGCGTGAGCGAAGCCCGAGCAGATCACCAGGCGCTCGGGTACGGTGCGCACGCCACGCGCGCGTGCCAGGTACTCGGTCAGGGCCTCCCTCAGTTCCAGGCGTCCCGCGGGGTCGCCGGGCCCGAACGCCTCGGTGGGGGCCTGCTGGAGGGCGCGCCGGTAGGAGGCCAGCCAGGCCGCACGCGGAAACGACGATGCGTCCGGAACGCCCTGCCGCAGATCGTGCCGGGGGCCACGCGCGCGTGCGGGCGCCCTGACGGCCGCGCGTTCGGACCGACGCGGCGGCTCGGCCCGTTCGGCCACCCGCGTGCCGGAACCCTGCCGGGCGGTCAGCCAGCCCTCCGCGACCAGCTCCGCGTACGCGTCGGCCACCGTGCTGCGGGCGACGCCGAGGTCGGCGGCGAGTGAACGGTAGGGCGGCAGCCGGGCCCCCGGAGTGAGCCGTCCGCTGCGCACGGCCTCGCGCAGCGCCCGGATGAGCGCTGCTCGCCGCCCGCCCGGCCCGGACAGCTCC includes:
- a CDS encoding PLP-dependent aminotransferase family protein is translated as MADSWVDSARRIGADLHLELSGPGGRRAALIRALREAVRSGRLTPGARLPPYRSLAADLGVARSTVADAYAELVAEGWLTARQGSGTRVAERAEPPRRSERAAVRAPARARGPRHDLRQGVPDASSFPRAAWLASYRRALQQAPTEAFGPGDPAGRLELREALTEYLARARGVRTVPERLVICSGFAHALRLLFSPGSGVLRGPLAVEAYGLGFHRELLATAGVRTTPLPLDEDGACVEQLGRERAVLLTPAHQFPTGGPLHANRRTAVIDWARARGGVVLEDDYDGEFRYDRKPVGAVQGLDPERVIYLGSVSKSLSPALRLGWMALPGRYVDGVLAAKGEREAWASVLDQLSLADFITSGSYDRHVRRMRQRYRGRRDRLVEALATQAPHVEVTGVAAGLHAVLRLPPGTERSALEAAARQGVALDGLAAFRHPATDTAAQDGLVVGYATPPDHAYGAALEALCQGLPPGPRRRPADG
- a CDS encoding DUF397 domain-containing protein; its protein translation is MDRIKPRKRVYNGMPARDLGSEGWHKPWSGGNGGNCLEAMKLADGRIAVRQSTDPDGPALIYTTDEMTAFIEGAKAGEADFLLS